A DNA window from Ignavibacteriales bacterium contains the following coding sequences:
- a CDS encoding cold shock domain-containing protein translates to MAEGTIKFFNATKGFGFITSESGEDIFFHKSNVKSTGFRDVLNQGDKVQFDVKEEQKGKRAYNINRI, encoded by the coding sequence ATGGCAGAAGGAACGATAAAATTTTTTAATGCAACAAAAGGATTCGGTTTCATCACAAGCGAAAGTGGAGAAGATATCTTCTTTCATAAAAGCAACGTGAAGAGCACCGGATTCCGCGATGTGCTTAACCAAGGAGATAAAGTTCAGTTTGATGTAAAAGAAGAGCAAAAAGGAAAGCGCGCTTACAACATCAACCGGATTTGA
- a CDS encoding cold-shock protein: protein MEKGTVKWFNGAKGYGFISRQGGEDVFVHFKAIVGDGYKTLNEGDKVEFETEQGPKGLQATNVQKV from the coding sequence ATGGAAAAAGGAACGGTTAAATGGTTCAACGGAGCAAAAGGTTACGGCTTCATTTCACGACAAGGCGGCGAAGATGTATTCGTGCACTTCAAAGCAATTGTCGGCGATGGCTATAAGACGCTGAATGAAGGCGATAAAGTTGAATTCGAAACCGAGCAAGGTCCAAAGGGCTTGCAAGCAACCAACGTTCAGAAAGTCTAA
- a CDS encoding acyltransferase, with amino-acid sequence MNLSIIQTKPIFGEVKINIRDSLAMMESVEADLYVLPELFNTGYNFIDLSEVQSLAERSDGYTFQAIAEFAKKRKCYIVYGFTEKAESFFNSCALVGPEGLIGVYRKIHLFYREKLFFATGNLGFPVFDLPFGKIGLMICFDWIYPEAARTLALKGANLIAHPSNLVMPYCPDAMITRCLENKIFSATADRVGKENRGDQKLSFIGQSEVVSPKGEILLRLSHDKPEAGVVQVDLHLSENKKSTDYNDLFEDRKPEYYLQKGN; translated from the coding sequence ATGAATTTATCGATTATCCAAACAAAACCAATTTTCGGGGAAGTTAAAATTAATATTCGCGATTCGCTTGCAATGATGGAATCGGTCGAGGCCGACCTGTATGTGTTACCCGAACTGTTCAATACCGGTTATAATTTTATTGATCTCTCCGAAGTGCAATCGCTTGCCGAAAGATCGGATGGATATACGTTTCAAGCGATTGCTGAATTTGCGAAAAAAAGGAAATGTTACATTGTGTATGGATTTACAGAGAAGGCAGAATCGTTCTTTAACTCATGTGCGCTCGTAGGACCTGAAGGTTTAATCGGTGTCTATAGGAAAATCCACCTCTTTTATAGAGAAAAACTTTTTTTTGCAACAGGTAATCTCGGTTTTCCTGTCTTTGATTTGCCGTTCGGGAAGATTGGATTGATGATTTGTTTCGATTGGATTTACCCGGAAGCCGCGCGGACCCTCGCTCTGAAAGGAGCGAATTTAATCGCCCATCCATCGAATCTTGTCATGCCGTATTGTCCCGATGCTATGATAACAAGATGTTTGGAAAATAAAATATTCAGCGCAACAGCCGATAGAGTGGGAAAAGAAAATAGAGGTGATCAGAAATTGAGTTTCATTGGTCAGAGCGAAGTGGTTTCACCAAAAGGAGAAATCCTCCTTCGTTTAAGCCACGATAAGCCCGAAGCCGGAGTTGTTCAAGTTGATTTGCATCTCTCGGAAAATAAAAAGAGTACCGACTATAACGATCTGTTTGAGGATAGAAAACCGGAATATTATCTGCAGAAAGGTAATTGA
- a CDS encoding oxidoreductase: MNAQLDNRRKIKEMEVMVADVINETPDATTLVLFTGNDRLDYKAGHFLTIDPHQFEALERFTAFLEDLKGKKEPPRAYSLTSTPHEKYLAITIKEERYITGVTKYPPLLSPLLVKRTASGMKMVVTGFTGPYTLPDNIGSDTKHIVHICAGSGIVPNYSIIKFALMNHPEIKHTLLYSSKSYHDIIFRDTLLDLSLKSNGKLNVIFTLTREENSAIYGKNFRKGRITTDLLKEIIPDPSCCNLFVCGPAISIHEKREAKIAGIELKNRFFEAVLEGLLDLGVPKDRIQHETYG, encoded by the coding sequence ATGAACGCACAATTGGACAATCGAAGAAAGATAAAAGAAATGGAAGTAATGGTGGCTGATGTAATTAATGAAACACCTGATGCCACAACTCTTGTACTTTTCACTGGAAATGATCGGCTTGATTATAAAGCCGGACATTTTCTCACAATCGATCCACATCAATTCGAAGCGCTCGAAAGATTCACCGCATTTCTGGAAGATCTCAAAGGGAAAAAGGAACCTCCTCGCGCATATTCGTTAACATCCACACCACACGAAAAATATTTAGCGATCACAATCAAAGAAGAACGATATATAACCGGTGTTACAAAATATCCACCGCTACTTTCACCGCTTTTGGTCAAAAGAACCGCGAGCGGAATGAAGATGGTAGTTACCGGTTTTACCGGTCCTTACACGCTTCCCGATAATATTGGTTCAGACACTAAACATATTGTTCATATTTGCGCGGGCTCCGGTATTGTTCCTAATTATTCAATTATAAAATTTGCTTTGATGAATCATCCGGAAATTAAACATACACTTTTATATTCCAGCAAATCTTATCACGATATAATATTTAGAGATACATTGTTAGATTTATCGTTAAAATCTAACGGAAAGCTAAATGTGATATTCACACTAACCCGAGAAGAAAATTCTGCTATTTATGGAAAAAATTTTCGGAAGGGAAGAATTACCACAGATTTGTTGAAAGAGATAATTCCCGATCCATCTTGTTGTAATCTATTTGTTTGCGGTCCGGCAATCAGTATTCATGAAAAGCGGGAAGCAAAAATTGCAGGGATAGAATTAAAAAACCGGTTTTTTGAAGCAGTTTTGGAAGGATTGCTTGATCTTGGCGTACCCAAAGATCGAATTCAGCATGAGACTTATGGTTAA
- a CDS encoding SpoIIE family protein phosphatase, translating into MSQNSNLQEENQQLRKAIEELSLLNELSRVINSTISLDVVIENIIKKSVKAIHANQGMITLIDEINPNSMFTFIRSVDSGLNHKQFHLNQNILGWMMIHKTPLVANKFQSDPRFIGIKTEEKIESLLCSPLLVKNRLIGILAVFDKNGNGEFTSDDTRLLTIIASQSAQVLENARLYEQEKNKQALEKEFVAAREVQMSLLPKQLPEIKNFELAAATIPAKEVGGDFYDIIKINDSLFEIILADVSGKGLSAALLATLGKGILCSQVMQHRSALTQLEQSNTILRGSIQRKSFITLLLAVVRPDDGSVSIFNVGHCYPILYTAENDTIEMLSVKGTALNLTDKIKCEERLIMMKKNDCLLIYSDGVSEAQNLTMEFFGEERILNLLKNNANQKAETIVQKINDEVKLFCKGVSQTDDITMVVLKAVA; encoded by the coding sequence ATGTCTCAAAATTCTAATCTTCAGGAAGAGAATCAACAACTAAGAAAAGCAATTGAAGAACTTTCCTTATTGAACGAATTGTCGAGAGTTATTAACTCGACGATAAGTCTGGATGTTGTAATTGAAAATATAATAAAGAAATCTGTAAAAGCTATTCATGCAAATCAGGGAATGATTACGCTTATAGATGAAATTAATCCGAATTCAATGTTTACATTCATCCGGTCGGTTGATTCGGGATTGAATCACAAACAATTTCATTTGAATCAGAATATTCTTGGGTGGATGATGATTCACAAAACACCCTTAGTTGCAAATAAATTTCAATCCGATCCGCGTTTTATAGGAATAAAGACGGAAGAAAAAATTGAATCTCTTCTTTGTTCTCCATTACTGGTTAAAAATCGGTTGATCGGGATTTTAGCTGTATTTGATAAAAACGGAAACGGTGAATTCACAAGCGATGACACGCGGCTTTTGACAATAATTGCATCGCAGTCGGCGCAGGTGCTCGAGAATGCCCGCCTTTATGAACAGGAGAAAAATAAACAGGCCCTTGAAAAAGAATTTGTTGCCGCGCGTGAAGTGCAGATGAGTTTGCTGCCGAAACAATTACCGGAAATAAAAAATTTTGAATTGGCAGCCGCAACTATTCCGGCAAAAGAAGTGGGGGGAGATTTCTATGACATAATAAAGATCAACGATTCATTGTTTGAAATAATTCTTGCCGATGTTTCCGGAAAAGGATTGTCGGCAGCTTTGCTTGCCACATTAGGAAAGGGAATTTTGTGTTCACAGGTTATGCAGCATCGCTCGGCATTAACACAACTTGAACAAAGCAACACTATACTGCGTGGCAGCATACAGAGGAAATCTTTTATCACACTGTTGCTGGCAGTTGTAAGGCCGGACGATGGTTCCGTTTCGATTTTTAATGTTGGGCATTGTTATCCAATTCTGTACACCGCAGAGAATGATACGATTGAGATGTTAAGCGTGAAAGGGACCGCCTTAAATTTAACCGATAAAATAAAATGTGAAGAACGACTAATCATGATGAAAAAAAATGATTGTTTGTTGATCTACAGTGATGGTGTAAGTGAAGCGCAGAATTTAACCATGGAGTTTTTTGGCGAAGAGCGAATATTAAATTTACTGAAAAATAATGCCAACCAGAAAGCGGAAACGATAGTTCAAAAAATAAATGATGAAGTGAAATTATTTTGTAAGGGAGTTTCACAAACTGATGATATTACAATGGTAGTTTTGAAAGCTGTTGCGTAG
- a CDS encoding protein kinase, which yields MIGQIISHYKIIEKLGEGGMGVVYRAHDTKLNRDVALKFLPANLTASFEDIQRFELEAKAISALNHPNIATIYDVDEFSGQKYLVLEYISGGTLKSKLKQLKSEDKEFPISEVVNYGIQMAEALAHAHRHQIIHRDVKTDNMMLTEDGKVKLTDFGLAKLRGSVQITKTGSTLGTAAYMSPEQIRGEEVDQRSDIFSFGIVLYELVTSHLPFRGQFEAALSYSILNENPPSVKLLRQNVPQALEQIINRCLEKDKTKRYQSVDEVVKELKNIERDFSRSPERSKDRSTKSVWIVAAVVVVLAVLGIYLFYPKPVLTSANSKTIAVLPFNNMSGNQEDEYFSDGVTEDILTQLSKIADLNVISRTTIMQYKSTKKPLKEIGKELNAGVVLEGSVRHAGNRIRISSQLIDAATDRHLWAETYDRDMKDVFAIQSDVAQQIAFALRAKLSADEKLNIEKAPTENTEAYHLYLKGRFYWNKRRAEDVEKAMTYFQQAIDKDSNYALAYAGLAAAYLIYPDLAGRPRKEYVPTARILAIKAIKLDGTLAEPHAVLGTIKRDFEWDWEGAKKEYERAIELDPNYPTAHQWYGLWFLAQGRFDEALTEMQRALSLDPLSLIINSNLGYIYECSGRYESAIDQFKKTIDLDPNFANVHTSLGMNYIILRRFNEGIAELQKRRSLDAGYVSGIADLGWAYARAGRRSEALRSLNEILALSKKGNSLSLEIAYVYVALGDMEKAFEWLNRAAEERNSYLRWLKVDPSWDNLRGDLRYHELLKKIGLEK from the coding sequence ATGATTGGCCAGATCATCTCTCACTATAAGATTATCGAAAAATTAGGCGAAGGCGGGATGGGCGTTGTGTACCGTGCCCACGACACGAAGCTTAATCGAGATGTGGCACTGAAGTTTTTACCAGCCAATCTTACTGCATCTTTTGAAGATATACAACGATTCGAGTTGGAAGCCAAAGCAATATCTGCTTTGAATCATCCCAACATTGCTACAATCTATGATGTCGATGAATTCAGCGGACAGAAGTATCTTGTGCTCGAATACATCTCTGGTGGTACGCTTAAATCCAAATTAAAGCAACTGAAATCGGAAGACAAAGAGTTTCCAATTAGTGAAGTCGTTAATTACGGTATACAAATGGCTGAAGCATTGGCACATGCTCACCGGCATCAGATTATCCATCGGGACGTAAAGACAGACAACATGATGCTCACTGAGGACGGAAAAGTAAAACTTACAGACTTCGGATTGGCAAAGCTTCGTGGTAGTGTACAGATTACCAAAACAGGAAGCACGCTTGGCACTGCAGCATACATGTCACCAGAGCAAATCCGTGGCGAGGAAGTCGATCAGAGGTCAGATATCTTCTCCTTTGGTATTGTACTATACGAACTCGTTACATCGCATCTGCCATTCCGTGGTCAGTTTGAAGCTGCTCTAAGCTATTCCATCCTGAATGAGAATCCGCCATCGGTTAAATTGTTAAGACAGAATGTACCACAAGCGCTTGAACAAATTATCAATCGATGTTTAGAGAAGGACAAAACAAAAAGATATCAGAGTGTGGATGAGGTTGTAAAAGAGTTGAAGAATATAGAGCGAGATTTTTCTCGCTCACCTGAGCGATCTAAAGATCGCTCTACAAAATCAGTGTGGATAGTTGCTGCTGTTGTTGTCGTCCTCGCCGTTCTCGGCATTTATCTCTTCTATCCCAAACCAGTTCTAACTTCAGCAAACAGCAAAACCATTGCTGTGCTTCCATTCAACAACATGAGTGGTAATCAGGAGGATGAATATTTCAGCGATGGTGTTACTGAAGATATCCTGACCCAATTATCGAAGATCGCCGACCTCAACGTCATATCCAGGACGACGATAATGCAGTACAAGAGCACGAAGAAGCCGTTAAAAGAAATTGGTAAAGAGTTAAATGCCGGTGTCGTCCTTGAAGGAAGTGTCCGGCATGCGGGCAATCGCATCAGAATTTCAAGCCAGTTGATTGATGCAGCAACGGATCGACACCTTTGGGCTGAGACGTACGATCGTGACATGAAGGACGTATTTGCCATCCAGAGCGATGTTGCCCAGCAGATTGCCTTTGCTCTGAGGGCTAAACTATCTGCCGATGAGAAATTGAACATCGAGAAAGCACCGACCGAGAACACCGAGGCGTACCACCTATACCTTAAAGGGAGATTCTACTGGAACAAGCGACGGGCTGAGGATGTAGAAAAAGCAATGACTTATTTCCAGCAAGCCATCGACAAAGATTCAAACTACGCTCTCGCTTACGCTGGACTGGCGGCAGCGTACCTCATTTATCCTGACTTAGCTGGACGTCCACGGAAGGAGTATGTGCCGACGGCAAGAATCCTGGCAATCAAGGCGATAAAGCTTGATGGAACACTTGCCGAGCCGCATGCGGTCTTAGGGACCATTAAGAGGGATTTCGAGTGGGACTGGGAAGGTGCGAAGAAAGAATACGAGCGCGCCATTGAACTTGATCCCAACTACCCCACCGCTCATCAATGGTATGGTCTCTGGTTCTTGGCCCAGGGACGTTTTGACGAAGCTTTGACGGAAATGCAACGGGCGTTGTCACTCGACCCGCTTTCGCTCATCATAAATTCAAATTTGGGGTATATTTATGAATGCTCAGGGCGGTACGAGAGTGCGATCGATCAGTTTAAGAAAACGATCGATCTTGACCCCAACTTTGCAAATGTGCACACCTCGCTTGGAATGAACTACATTATTCTCAGGAGGTTCAATGAGGGCATTGCCGAGCTGCAGAAAAGACGTAGTCTTGATGCTGGATACGTCTCGGGAATCGCAGATCTTGGTTGGGCGTACGCACGGGCGGGAAGGAGGAGTGAGGCACTCCGTTCGCTCAACGAAATCCTGGCCTTATCGAAAAAAGGCAATTCATTATCCCTAGAGATTGCATATGTGTACGTTGCACTCGGTGATATGGAGAAAGCATTCGAATGGCTCAACCGTGCGGCTGAAGAGCGGAATAGTTACCTGCGATGGCTCAAGGTTGACCCAAGCTGGGATAATCTCAGGGGTGATCTACGATATCATGAGTTGTTGAAGAAGATAGGATTGGAGAAATGA
- a CDS encoding serine/threonine protein kinase, whose product MIGQTISHYKILEKLGEGGMGIVYKAHDTKLDRIIALKFLPAHISTDDEVKQRFIHEAQAASALNHTNICSIHTIEEYDGQQFIDMEFVEGKTRGVLLKEKELSLKEVVDIALQIAEGLNAAHKKGIVHRDIKPDNIMVTDEHLVKIMDFGLAKLKGSLKLTKTSSTVGTLAYMAPEQI is encoded by the coding sequence ATGATCGGACAAACAATATCACATTATAAAATTCTTGAGAAGCTCGGTGAGGGCGGAATGGGTATCGTCTACAAAGCCCACGACACTAAACTTGATCGCATTATTGCACTCAAATTTTTACCTGCTCACATCTCAACTGACGATGAAGTAAAACAGAGATTCATCCATGAAGCTCAGGCGGCATCTGCATTAAACCATACGAATATTTGTAGTATCCACACCATCGAAGAATATGACGGGCAGCAATTTATAGATATGGAGTTTGTTGAAGGTAAAACCCGCGGTGTGTTACTGAAAGAGAAAGAATTATCACTGAAGGAGGTTGTGGATATTGCTCTTCAAATTGCAGAAGGTTTGAACGCGGCACACAAGAAAGGTATTGTACACCGAGACATCAAACCAGATAATATTATGGTAACCGATGAACATCTTGTAAAAATAATGGACTTTGGTTTGGCAAAGTTGAAGGGATCGCTCAAACTCACCAAGACTTCAAGCACTGTAGGCACGCTTGCTTACATGGCGCCAGAGCAGATTTAA
- a CDS encoding methionine-R-sulfoxide reductase, with translation MNYNKLTPEEEKIIIHKGTEYPFTGKYTNHKEKGTYICKRCDALLYKSTDKFESECGWPSFDDEITGAVKRIPDKDGMRTEIVCAKCGAHLGHVFIGEKMTRKNTRHCVNSVSLNFIPEKESAKIKK, from the coding sequence ATGAATTACAATAAGCTCACCCCAGAAGAAGAAAAAATAATAATCCACAAAGGAACCGAATACCCGTTCACAGGCAAATACACTAACCACAAAGAAAAAGGTACTTACATCTGTAAACGATGTGATGCGCTATTGTATAAATCTACTGACAAATTTGAATCGGAATGTGGTTGGCCCAGTTTCGATGATGAAATTACCGGCGCGGTGAAACGAATCCCTGATAAAGACGGAATGAGAACTGAAATTGTTTGTGCTAAATGCGGTGCTCACCTTGGCCACGTTTTTATAGGAGAAAAAATGACAAGGAAAAATACCCGTCACTGTGTGAACTCAGTATCTCTAAATTTTATTCCTGAAAAAGAATCCGCAAAAATAAAAAAGTGA
- a CDS encoding thioredoxin family protein produces MSTVSIRSAFLFFILNISSFLIGCGSSNKVSVKPNEHMEVGWTPRSVFQSPVYAAWFDTGYANYIPSVDKINQLKRMKDSVEFFVVYGTWCGDSKREMPRFFKIMDDVQFPSDKITLIAIDRTKQIPAGIAVENNITNVPTFLIKYRGMELGRIIESPKTSLENDIFEYLSPAFP; encoded by the coding sequence ATGAGTACTGTGTCAATTCGATCAGCATTTCTTTTTTTTATTTTAAACATATCTTCATTTTTAATTGGCTGCGGTTCATCAAATAAAGTATCGGTGAAACCTAACGAGCATATGGAAGTCGGCTGGACTCCGCGTTCCGTATTCCAATCTCCGGTATATGCAGCATGGTTCGATACGGGATACGCAAACTATATTCCGTCGGTAGATAAAATTAATCAACTTAAGAGAATGAAAGATAGTGTAGAGTTTTTTGTAGTGTACGGAACATGGTGTGGTGATAGCAAGCGTGAAATGCCCAGGTTTTTCAAAATTATGGATGATGTTCAATTTCCATCGGATAAGATAACGCTGATAGCAATTGACAGAACAAAACAGATACCTGCCGGAATTGCTGTAGAAAATAATATCACTAATGTGCCGACGTTTCTAATTAAATATCGTGGAATGGAGCTTGGGCGGATAATAGAATCTCCTAAAACCTCATTAGAAAACGATATTTTTGAATATTTATCCCCCGCATTCCCGTAA
- a CDS encoding T9SS type A sorting domain-containing protein — MKNARTIASLGFWIILFFLFTFSISAQEYVLLGWNDLGMHCSNKDFAKVVVLPPYNNVSAQLIYKANGQPPQIVNSGYAIEYSIPNNTYSVGKTNFWSYAQQLFGLASPLPDNIGLTGKDLTGTLDSSGNYFAVHGIPITPFADSDHVNEAPFQLIHLVAKNKSNGAVLATTDVVIPVSNEVGCVQSGCHSSETSILNSHPGVTGFNRSGPVLCASCHASNALGTTGTSSAKPFSLRIHEKHSGIAGPSNAIETCYKCHPGPKTQCLRDIMGKNPANPMVCQDCHGTMAQVAATIDAGRRPWLDEPKCGDCHGSAHAEQPGKLFRESQGHGGLFCSACHGSPHAIQPTIQPNDNLQNIRLQGYAGTLGKCSVCHATPPAGTGPHGLTDTTSYQPSIPLLSSPPNGTFGIGVAPLLQWSAALHSISYNVQIAADSFFTTIVKNESLLTITSFQSTLLNMSQKYFWRVRSKNSAGNSDWSAIWSFTTGSGTSSMFSFNGNWNLISLPMSIDNPAVNLQFPFAVSNAYEYVPSGGYYSRDSLTLGKGYWLKFSSSNNTSITGQPITSNTIGVSEGWNLIGALSDTVPVSSVASSPAGIISSMFFGYNNGYLNSDFLIPAHGYWVKSSSAGSVIFSVPGGQSEKKINSLTQMLQNSNRLILRDAEGREQKLYLARNLPAGLSYSFFESPPLPPEGIFDARFSSNRFVEITNGTAEYPVSIKSAVYPLSVKLESNSPEGTVLLNIDGKNIEQSNNSSIILDKEPSFFSLVVKSSASLPAQFTLEQNYPNPFNPSTMVNYQLPIASRVTIKVYNILGVEITTLVDGYKEAGTYTANFDVGSIASGLPSGIYLYKMNVNNSTYVKKMVYMR; from the coding sequence ATGAAAAATGCCCGCACGATTGCTTCGCTTGGTTTCTGGATTATTTTATTTTTTCTGTTCACTTTTTCAATTAGCGCCCAGGAATACGTTCTGCTAGGTTGGAATGATCTTGGTATGCATTGTTCGAATAAAGATTTTGCCAAAGTTGTTGTCCTGCCCCCATATAATAATGTCAGCGCTCAGCTAATATATAAAGCTAACGGACAACCACCACAAATCGTTAATTCCGGTTATGCGATAGAATATTCAATTCCCAACAACACATATTCTGTTGGGAAAACAAATTTCTGGAGTTATGCCCAGCAATTATTTGGTCTTGCCTCACCGTTGCCGGATAATATCGGATTAACGGGAAAAGATTTAACAGGTACACTTGATAGCAGCGGTAATTATTTCGCTGTGCATGGTATTCCGATAACTCCATTTGCAGATTCAGACCATGTTAATGAAGCACCTTTTCAACTAATTCATCTTGTCGCGAAAAATAAATCTAACGGTGCTGTATTAGCAACTACAGATGTTGTAATTCCCGTCAGTAATGAAGTTGGCTGTGTCCAGTCTGGATGTCATTCATCAGAAACATCAATCTTAAACTCGCACCCCGGTGTGACAGGTTTCAATCGTTCGGGTCCGGTTCTTTGCGCGTCGTGTCACGCTTCGAATGCTCTTGGCACAACCGGAACATCATCCGCGAAACCCTTCTCCTTACGAATTCATGAAAAGCATAGCGGTATTGCGGGACCATCGAACGCAATCGAAACTTGTTATAAATGCCATCCCGGACCGAAGACTCAATGCCTTCGTGATATTATGGGTAAAAATCCTGCAAACCCGATGGTATGCCAGGATTGTCACGGCACTATGGCACAGGTTGCGGCAACGATTGATGCCGGTAGAAGACCATGGCTTGATGAGCCGAAATGCGGCGATTGTCATGGCAGTGCTCATGCAGAACAGCCGGGTAAACTTTTCCGCGAATCACAAGGGCACGGTGGACTATTCTGCTCTGCCTGTCACGGCAGTCCGCATGCGATTCAACCGACCATTCAACCGAACGATAATCTTCAGAATATCAGATTGCAAGGATACGCTGGTACGCTCGGCAAATGTTCTGTTTGCCACGCAACTCCGCCGGCTGGCACAGGTCCACATGGGCTAACGGATACTACTTCATATCAACCATCCATTCCACTTCTATCCTCTCCGCCAAACGGAACTTTTGGTATTGGCGTAGCCCCGTTATTACAATGGAGTGCTGCGTTACATTCGATTAGCTATAATGTTCAAATCGCAGCCGATTCTTTTTTTACTACGATTGTAAAAAATGAATCGTTATTGACGATAACATCTTTTCAATCAACACTTTTAAATATGAGCCAAAAATATTTCTGGCGTGTTAGAAGTAAGAACAGTGCCGGCAACAGCGATTGGTCTGCAATCTGGTCGTTCACAACCGGAAGTGGAACATCGTCAATGTTTTCATTCAACGGTAATTGGAATCTGATTTCACTTCCGATGTCAATTGATAATCCGGCTGTAAATCTGCAATTTCCTTTTGCAGTTTCTAATGCTTATGAATACGTACCATCCGGCGGATATTATTCCCGCGACTCTTTGACTCTTGGTAAAGGATACTGGCTAAAATTTTCATCTTCCAACAACACAAGTATTACCGGTCAGCCGATTACATCTAATACGATTGGTGTCTCGGAGGGATGGAACTTGATAGGTGCGTTATCCGATACGGTGCCGGTAAGTTCGGTCGCATCATCTCCAGCAGGAATTATATCATCGATGTTTTTCGGATATAATAACGGTTATTTGAATTCCGATTTTTTGATTCCCGCTCACGGTTATTGGGTGAAATCGTCATCGGCAGGTTCGGTGATATTCTCCGTACCCGGAGGGCAGAGCGAGAAGAAAATTAATTCGTTAACTCAAATGTTGCAGAATTCTAACAGACTGATTCTGCGCGACGCTGAAGGCCGGGAACAAAAATTATATCTTGCTCGAAATCTGCCCGCAGGATTATCATATTCGTTTTTTGAATCACCACCGTTACCACCGGAAGGAATTTTTGATGCACGATTCAGTTCTAACAGGTTTGTTGAGATTACAAACGGTACGGCAGAATATCCTGTTTCAATAAAGTCGGCGGTTTATCCGTTATCTGTGAAGTTGGAAAGCAATTCTCCAGAAGGCACTGTGCTCTTGAATATCGACGGCAAAAATATCGAACAGTCAAATAATTCTTCAATAATTCTCGATAAGGAACCTTCATTTTTTTCGCTCGTTGTTAAATCAAGCGCATCGTTGCCGGCACAATTTACGCTTGAACAAAATTATCCGAATCCGTTCAATCCATCAACAATGGTCAATTATCAATTACCAATTGCCAGCCGTGTAACAATTAAGGTATACAATATACTCGGCGTGGAAATAACAACGCTTGTTGATGGATATAAAGAAGCCGGAACTTACACGGCTAACTTCGATGTCGGTTCAATCGCCAGTGGATTACCGAGTGGAATATATTTATACAAAATGAATGTAAACAATTCTACTTACGTTAAGAAAATGGTTTATATGAGGTGA